Genomic DNA from Deinococcus roseus:
TCACGCTGCGTTACGGCTGGTTTTATGGCCTGCTCAGCACCCTGCCTGTGGTGGCCGTGCGCCTGATTTTTCTGGGCCACCTGCCTTCAGAGCTGTTCCTGATCGGGATGGGGTTTTTCTGGCTGACCCTGCTTCCCCTGGCCCGCAAAGTGCCCCAGGATGTCAAACCCTACCTGACCATCAGCACCCTGGCCCTGGTCGGTTACCATCTGGTGTGGTTGCTCTCCGAACAACGGGCAGCGCTCTTTACCTATTTCTTTGTGCCCAGTTTGCTGTTCAATGTGCTGGGTTTTGCTGTGGCCATGATGGTGATCCGCACCCGCATCCTGTACCTGAAAGCCACCCAGGAGCTGCGCACCCAGTCCCAGACAGATGCCCTCACAGGCACCCTCAACCGCAGGCAATTTGAGGCAGACCTGGGAGGATTTCAGTCTGGAGATGTCTTCATGGTGCTGGACCTCGACCACTTCAAGCAGGTCAACGACACCCACGGCCACCACATGGGAGACCAGGTGCTGAAGGATTTCAGCAGCATCCTGCGGTCCAGCACCCGCAACTGGGACCGGGTGTACCGTCTGGGCGGCGAGGAATTTCTGGTGGTGTTGCGAGGCACCTCTGCAATCATGGCCGCCAGAATCGCTGAACGCATCCGTTTTGCTGTGGAGCACCATGACTTTGAAGTGGGTTCCCTCACGGTCAGTGGGGGATGGTGCCCGCTTGGCCCGGACATGACCCCGGACATGGCTTTGCATCAGGCAGATCAACTGCTGTACACCGCCAAATTTGCGGGCCGCAACCAGATGCGCAGCCCGCTGGAACAATCCTCGGCTTCCTAATCCTCTGTGCGGGTCACCTGCAGGGTGCGCTCCAGGGTGACCTGTCCATCCACTTCTGCATGGATGCGGATGGTGTTGCTGCCCACCTCCAGCGGCACCACCTGCACAAATTTGCCGTTTCTGAGCAGCACAGGCTGTCCATTGATGCTCAAGCTGGCCGCTCCTGTGCCCAGCACTTCCATTTGACCTTGCAGCAGCACATGTTCTTTCTCCACAGTGCTGCCGTTTTTGGCCCCTTCCAGTTTCAGGCGGGCCACCCGCACCGGATCTCCGGGTTTCAGGGCGAGGGCCAGCCCCTGACGTTTGACCTTGCTTCCCGAAGCGTCCATGGCAGAAAGCACCAGTCCCCGCACGGGAATCAGGCTGTTGTTGTCCTGCGGGTTGTTGAAGTTCCAGTTTCTGGCCTGTTCCAGGTTTTTGCCTTCGGTGACCACACCATCCGGGCCGATGGTGACCTCCACGCCATAACGGGCGGTCTGGGTGCTGGCCCCAAAACGGGCGGTGTACAGCACCAGCTGGTTGTTGGCCCTGGGCACATCCACCGCGTCCACCATCAGGGGTTTCCCTGTGGGGGTGCTGACCCCCACCCACATCTGGGTGGTGTACTGCTGGTTTTCCAGTCCGGCCCGGATGGTGTCCAGGTTGGCGGTGCTGTATTCAAAGAGCATCATGCCGCTGCTGTAGGTGCGGTGCACCTGCAAAAGTTCCCTGAGCACCTCTGGATCTGAAGCCCCCTGCAATCCCACCCCGCCCAGCAGGGGTTTTTTGTCCTGTGAGACCACCGCTGCAATGGTGAGGTCCTGCACCACACTGAAAGGATCGTTCTGGTAGGTGCCCAGCATCACGAAATCCAGGCTGTTCAGGTACCCTGTTTGCAAATACTCGGGGGTGTAAATGCGGGCGTTGACCAGTTGCAAACGGGGATCGTACTGGAAATCTGGGCTGGCCCAGTTGATGCCAAACTCATAGAGGTTGTCGTACACCCCACCCACATACTGGCCCAGTTGCAGCTCGCGGTCCGGGGTGCGGTAGCGGTCCATGACCTTGCGGGCTTCCTGCACGAAGCTGCCAATCACCCTGGCCCGGAAGGTCCACCAGTCCAGAAACAGCGGTCCTTCCTGCTGCACAGGGTTGCCGTTCTGGTCCCAGGTCCAGCGGTACACATCGTCTGGCCAGCGGGTCAGGTGCTTGCCCAGCGGCTGCAGGTACCGTTCAAAAGCCTCTCTGCTGGTCGGTGAGAAATCGGCAAAACCCCCATCAAAGCGGGTGCGGTCCAGGATCAGGCCATCCACCGGGTAATTCTTGACGATTTCCTCGATGGTCCTCAGTTCCATGTCCCGCACATCTGGGTCCACGGGGTTCACAAACAGCACCACCCGTCCGGGGGCCTTGCTCTGCCGGACAGGAAGGATCTGGCCCCCATCTGCCCAGTGGTACACCTGCTCCTCCCAGCGGGGGTAACTGCCGATCAGGGCGCTTTCCCGCATGCTGCCCTCTCCAAAGGTGTTGATGGAGGCATAAACGTTCAGGCCCAGCAGATGGCCCTGGCGCACCATTTCACCGAGCAAATCCAGCTGGGGGTTGGACCCCTGGCGGGCAGGTCCCTGCATGGTGCTGATGTGGGGGCGGCCTGTCAGGTCGTTTTTCAGGTAGCTGACGAAACCTTCATAGCCTTTGACATCGATGGCAATGCCATTGATGCCGCTGTGTTTGGCCCGCACCAGAAACTGCCGGATGTCCTCGGTGTTGCGCAGCCCCATGCTGGTGTACTGCTCCATCCACAGCACCACTGGTTGAAAACTGGGCGCAGCAGGAACCACCTGACGGATCAACTGGCTGCGGGTCACGTTGCCACTGGCCCTCAGCAGGGTGAAACCAGGGTTGTTCAGTCCAGGCTTGAGGGACACCTCGGTGACAAAAGAACCATCGGGTTCTAAAGGCAGATTGGCACCTTCAAACTGCAAGGTCAGGGGATGCTGGGGGTCAAAAGGAATCACTTTTCCACCCAGCGTCACCTTTTCTTCGGTGGTGCTGAACACCGGTTTGCCCTGCAAATGCAAGATGGGCCGCACGGTGTTGCCTGCCACCTCCTGCACACTGGCTTCTTTCCCTTCTGCCAGCAGGCGCACCTGACCTCCCGGACGCAGCCTGGTGGCCAGAAACCGCTTGAAATTGTTTTTCTGGTAACTGGTGTCAAAAGCCAGCACCACATATCCCCCAGCGGGAATGTCCAGAGGCAATGGGGTTTTCTCCCAGAGGGGCACCTGTCCGTTCTCTGAGGGGTTCACCATCTGTCCCACAGTGCCTTCAGCATCCACCTGTGCACCCACAGCAAAAC
This window encodes:
- a CDS encoding family 10 glycosylhydrolase; the protein is MPTRTHFALVFTVALLAGTPLAHAQETGMDPAQTLLELETLQEPTDKQQIRFVNEAVQEDFAHNTDNYLALFSGAFGNRVVIPRFAVGAQVDAEGTVGQMVNPSENGQVPLWEKTPLPLDIPAGGYVVLAFDTSYQKNNFKRFLATRLRPGGQVRLLAEGKEASVQEVAGNTVRPILHLQGKPVFSTTEEKVTLGGKVIPFDPQHPLTLQFEGANLPLEPDGSFVTEVSLKPGLNNPGFTLLRASGNVTRSQLIRQVVPAAPSFQPVVLWMEQYTSMGLRNTEDIRQFLVRAKHSGINGIAIDVKGYEGFVSYLKNDLTGRPHISTMQGPARQGSNPQLDLLGEMVRQGHLLGLNVYASINTFGEGSMRESALIGSYPRWEEQVYHWADGGQILPVRQSKAPGRVVLFVNPVDPDVRDMELRTIEEIVKNYPVDGLILDRTRFDGGFADFSPTSREAFERYLQPLGKHLTRWPDDVYRWTWDQNGNPVQQEGPLFLDWWTFRARVIGSFVQEARKVMDRYRTPDRELQLGQYVGGVYDNLYEFGINWASPDFQYDPRLQLVNARIYTPEYLQTGYLNSLDFVMLGTYQNDPFSVVQDLTIAAVVSQDKKPLLGGVGLQGASDPEVLRELLQVHRTYSSGMMLFEYSTANLDTIRAGLENQQYTTQMWVGVSTPTGKPLMVDAVDVPRANNQLVLYTARFGASTQTARYGVEVTIGPDGVVTEGKNLEQARNWNFNNPQDNNSLIPVRGLVLSAMDASGSKVKRQGLALALKPGDPVRVARLKLEGAKNGSTVEKEHVLLQGQMEVLGTGAASLSINGQPVLLRNGKFVQVVPLEVGSNTIRIHAEVDGQVTLERTLQVTRTED
- a CDS encoding GGDEF domain-containing protein, with product MAGIFDTLFLNFCMVVALSYLLSLTYTDWKIREDSWKVKLLRATLAAGCSIVLMFHGFQYQGYSISDLRLVPILLITLRYGWFYGLLSTLPVVAVRLIFLGHLPSELFLIGMGFFWLTLLPLARKVPQDVKPYLTISTLALVGYHLVWLLSEQRAALFTYFFVPSLLFNVLGFAVAMMVIRTRILYLKATQELRTQSQTDALTGTLNRRQFEADLGGFQSGDVFMVLDLDHFKQVNDTHGHHMGDQVLKDFSSILRSSTRNWDRVYRLGGEEFLVVLRGTSAIMAARIAERIRFAVEHHDFEVGSLTVSGGWCPLGPDMTPDMALHQADQLLYTAKFAGRNQMRSPLEQSSAS